A single genomic interval of Candidatus Acidiferrales bacterium harbors:
- the upp gene encoding uracil phosphoribosyltransferase — translation MKNLNVIDHPLIKRDLSILRDKLTTSEDFRIVLRRLSSLMVYEVTKDLHVNSNPVETPLEKTNGFKIADEVILVPVLRAGLGMMEAYLSFIPSAKVGHIGLYRDETTLKPVDYYEKLPPNLSKSAVILIDPMLATGGSASAAINYLKVREAKNIRMNCIVAAPEGVRLLEKEHPEVKIYAAVLDRELNENGYILPGLGDAGDRIFGT, via the coding sequence ATGAAAAATCTTAATGTAATCGATCACCCCCTGATTAAGCGGGACCTGAGCATTTTGCGCGACAAGTTGACGACAAGCGAAGATTTCCGAATCGTTCTGAGGAGACTTTCGTCGCTGATGGTCTACGAAGTAACGAAAGACCTGCATGTGAATTCAAATCCGGTTGAGACTCCCCTGGAGAAGACGAATGGCTTCAAGATCGCGGACGAAGTCATTTTAGTGCCGGTGCTTCGTGCCGGACTCGGAATGATGGAGGCTTATTTGAGTTTTATTCCTAGTGCTAAGGTTGGACACATCGGTTTGTACCGTGACGAAACAACATTGAAACCGGTGGACTATTATGAAAAGCTGCCGCCTAATTTGTCAAAGAGTGCAGTGATCCTTATTGACCCGATGCTCGCGACCGGTGGAAGCGCTTCAGCTGCAATAAACTATTTGAAGGTTCGTGAAGCAAAGAATATCAGGATGAATTGTATCGTTGCCGCACCCGAAGGCGTAAGGCTCCTTGAGAAAGAACATCCCGAAGTGAAGATATATGCTGCAGTACTCGACCGTGAGCTAAATGAGAATGGATACATCTTGCCGGGCCTCGGAGACGCAGGGGACAGAATTTTCGGGACTTAA